The Hymenobacter sp. 5317J-9 genome has a window encoding:
- a CDS encoding aldo/keto reductase, with product MQTRELGRSGLSIAPLMLGGNVFGWTIDEATSFAVLDAFVANGGNAIDTADGYSVWVPGHVGGESETIIGKWLQRRGRRDDVIIATKVGWEVNADHKGLKKDYILRAVEGSLKRLGTDYIDLYQSHKDDPTTPVEETLEAYAQLVKEGKVRAIGASNFTNERLRESLAASQQHGFPRYETLQNLYNLYDREDFEKNLVPLLLEESISAIPYYGLAAGFLTGKYRSEADLQKSPRGGGVGQKYLNEKGLGILTALDSVADRQSATPAQVALAWLMQAPSVAAPLPAPPAWARSRSCSKPLSSASRPRIWKHWSRRSR from the coding sequence ATGCAAACCCGTGAACTGGGCCGCTCCGGCCTGTCCATTGCGCCGCTCATGCTGGGCGGCAACGTCTTCGGCTGGACCATTGACGAGGCCACTTCCTTCGCCGTGCTCGATGCCTTCGTGGCCAACGGCGGCAACGCCATCGACACCGCCGACGGCTACTCGGTGTGGGTGCCGGGCCACGTGGGCGGCGAGTCCGAAACCATCATCGGCAAGTGGCTGCAGCGCCGCGGCCGCCGCGACGACGTCATTATCGCCACCAAAGTGGGCTGGGAAGTGAACGCCGACCACAAAGGCCTGAAAAAGGACTACATCCTGCGCGCCGTGGAAGGCTCACTCAAGCGCTTGGGCACCGACTACATCGACCTCTACCAGTCGCACAAAGACGACCCCACCACGCCCGTGGAGGAAACCCTGGAAGCCTACGCCCAACTGGTGAAGGAAGGCAAAGTGCGCGCCATCGGCGCCTCCAACTTCACCAACGAGCGCCTGCGCGAGTCTCTGGCCGCCAGCCAGCAGCACGGCTTCCCGCGCTACGAAACCCTGCAAAACCTCTACAACCTCTACGACCGCGAGGACTTCGAGAAGAACCTGGTCCCGCTCCTGCTCGAAGAAAGCATCAGCGCCATTCCGTACTACGGCCTGGCCGCCGGCTTCCTCACGGGCAAGTACCGCTCCGAAGCCGACCTGCAGAAAAGCCCCCGTGGCGGCGGCGTGGGCCAGAAATACCTCAACGAAAAGGGCCTGGGCATCCTCACCGCCCTCGACTCCGTGGCCGACCGGCAGTCGGCCACGCCGGCCCAGGTGGCCCTGGCCTGGCTGATGCAGGCGCCCAGCGTGGCCGCCCCATTGCCAGCGCCACCAGCGTGGGCCAGGTCACGGAGCTGCTCGAAGCCACTGAGCTCCGCCTCACGGCCGAGGATTTGGAAACACTGGAGCAGGCGCAGCCGGTGA
- a CDS encoding YceI family protein has product MKSLFILAVFLFLGAARPASTAYRLDPGTLTWTGQAEAGSWAPQGTVRVREGRVVADGQTVRAARVVIDMTTIVHEQAQLAEHLRGADFFDAARFPTAVFELTSFKESRASGTLTLKGITKPVAFPVTVEPAPGGLRLRGTATLDRTEFGVNYNSSSFFQNLGSYAIRNDFQVTFDLLAR; this is encoded by the coding sequence ATGAAAAGCCTGTTCATTCTCGCCGTTTTTCTTTTTCTGGGTGCCGCGCGTCCGGCCAGCACTGCTTATCGCCTCGACCCGGGTACCCTCACCTGGACGGGCCAGGCCGAGGCCGGCAGCTGGGCGCCGCAGGGCACCGTGCGGGTGCGCGAGGGCCGCGTGGTGGCCGATGGCCAAACCGTGCGCGCCGCCCGTGTGGTGATTGACATGACGACCATCGTCCACGAACAAGCCCAGCTAGCCGAGCACCTGCGCGGCGCCGACTTCTTTGACGCGGCCAGGTTTCCCACGGCTGTATTTGAGCTCACGAGCTTTAAGGAGAGCCGGGCCAGCGGCACGCTCACGCTGAAAGGCATCACCAAGCCGGTGGCGTTTCCCGTGACGGTGGAGCCCGCGCCGGGCGGCCTGCGCCTGCGCGGCACGGCCACGCTCGACCGCACCGAGTTTGGAGTGAATTATAACTCCAGCTCCTTCTTCCAAAACCTGGGCAGCTACGCCATTCGCAACGATTTTCAGGTTACGTTCGACCTGCTGGCCCGCTAA
- a CDS encoding phosphatase PAP2 family protein, giving the protein MTNASYWMPANRRWRGHIRWVLIGALLAWAIFGALAWVVLTAGEVNFDEPLLWFWHRHATAALDALAVFLTIVGNTGPMVAAGVLGLGWLLRRRRWRAAGEWALAVGGSMLLTQVIKALVARPRPALWASIRPETTLSFPSGHAMDTAALATALGVLLWQARARWWVQGLAPLFALAVGWARMYLGVHHPSDVLAGWSSAVGWVLLVHLLLRRQPSPRPILGP; this is encoded by the coding sequence ATGACCAACGCTTCGTATTGGATGCCGGCGAACCGGCGCTGGCGCGGGCACATCCGCTGGGTGCTAATTGGAGCGCTGCTGGCCTGGGCCATCTTTGGCGCCCTGGCGTGGGTCGTGCTCACTGCTGGAGAAGTCAACTTTGATGAGCCGCTGCTCTGGTTCTGGCACCGCCACGCAACGGCCGCGCTCGATGCCCTGGCCGTGTTTCTGACCATTGTGGGTAACACCGGGCCCATGGTGGCGGCCGGGGTGCTGGGCCTGGGCTGGCTGCTCCGGCGCCGCCGCTGGCGCGCGGCGGGCGAGTGGGCGCTCGCGGTGGGCGGCTCCATGCTGCTCACCCAGGTCATCAAGGCGCTGGTGGCGCGGCCCCGGCCCGCGCTGTGGGCCAGCATTCGGCCCGAAACCACGCTCAGCTTTCCCAGTGGGCACGCCATGGACACGGCCGCGCTGGCCACGGCGCTGGGCGTGCTGCTGTGGCAGGCCCGGGCCCGCTGGTGGGTGCAGGGGCTGGCGCCGCTGTTTGCGCTGGCCGTGGGCTGGGCGCGTATGTACTTAGGCGTGCATCATCCCTCCGACGTGCTGGCCGGCTGGAGCAGCGCCGTGGGCTGGGTGCTGCTGGTGCACCTGCTGCTGCGCCGCCAGCCCTCGCCGCGCCCTATCTTGGGGCCATGA
- a CDS encoding M1 family metallopeptidase, which yields MKFTFLLGAALLAAGTAAAQFQAPVPTGPAYDARTLFNPSFIEQMATPTRSAGGQPGAQYWQNAADYKINARLDDKTARVTASVDITYTNNSPDALPFVWLYVDQNLYRADSRGAATTPVGGGRFGNSARGFQGGDSLQTVSIELHGKKLKANYRVQDTRLQIILPEAMKPKGDKLKISIDYGFNVPEYGSDRLGRLKTKNGEIFEIAQWYPRMAVYDDVEGWNTLPYLTAEFYLEYGNFDYTVNVPANFLVGGSGELVNPAEVLTSAQQNRLAKAAGSDQTVIVRSVDEVTQPGSRPGGKGGRLSWHFRCQRARDVAWAASAAFVWDAAKMNLPSGRKSLAMSLYPVESAQDTAWNRSTEYVKKSIEFNSKQWYEYTYPVATNVAGVVGGMEYPGIVFCGARARKASLWGVTDHEFGHNWFPMIVGSNERKYPWMDEGFNTFINILSSQAFNNGEYAKLLNDTTRLVGGLVRGILDPATDPPYTVPDVTQSRNLGFAAYSKMGYGLFLLREEILGEERFDYAFRTYIKRWAFKHPQPKDFFRTMNEASGEDLSWFWREWVYNNWILDQAVTTVSYVNQDPAQGALITLENRGQAAMPVTADVTETNGKTTRVKLPVEIWQRGGTWTFRYNSTTPLAQVRLNATKLLPDVNPGNNVWRAQVLR from the coding sequence ATGAAATTCACTTTCCTGCTGGGTGCGGCGCTGCTGGCGGCTGGCACGGCGGCGGCGCAGTTTCAGGCTCCCGTCCCTACCGGCCCGGCCTACGACGCGCGCACGCTGTTCAACCCTTCGTTTATTGAGCAGATGGCCACGCCCACGCGCTCGGCCGGTGGCCAGCCCGGCGCCCAGTACTGGCAAAACGCGGCCGACTACAAAATCAACGCCCGCCTCGACGACAAAACGGCCCGCGTGACGGCCTCCGTCGACATCACCTACACCAACAACAGCCCCGACGCCTTGCCCTTCGTGTGGCTCTACGTGGACCAGAACCTGTACCGGGCCGACTCGCGCGGGGCGGCCACCACGCCCGTGGGCGGCGGCCGGTTTGGCAACTCCGCTCGCGGCTTTCAGGGCGGCGACTCGCTGCAAACCGTGAGCATTGAGCTGCACGGCAAGAAGCTGAAGGCCAACTACCGCGTGCAGGACACCCGCCTGCAAATCATCTTGCCCGAGGCCATGAAGCCCAAGGGCGACAAGCTGAAAATCAGCATCGACTACGGCTTCAACGTGCCCGAATACGGCTCCGACCGCCTGGGTCGCCTCAAAACCAAAAACGGCGAAATCTTCGAAATCGCGCAGTGGTACCCGCGCATGGCCGTGTACGACGACGTGGAGGGCTGGAACACGCTGCCTTACCTCACGGCCGAGTTCTACCTTGAATACGGCAACTTCGACTACACCGTGAACGTGCCGGCCAACTTCCTGGTGGGCGGCTCGGGCGAGCTGGTGAACCCCGCCGAAGTGCTGACCAGCGCCCAGCAAAACCGCCTGGCCAAGGCCGCCGGCTCCGACCAGACGGTCATCGTGCGCTCGGTGGACGAGGTAACGCAGCCCGGCTCGCGCCCCGGCGGCAAGGGCGGGCGCCTGAGCTGGCACTTCCGCTGCCAGCGGGCCCGCGACGTAGCCTGGGCCGCCTCGGCCGCCTTTGTGTGGGATGCGGCCAAGATGAACCTGCCCAGCGGGCGCAAATCGCTGGCCATGTCGCTCTACCCGGTGGAGTCGGCCCAGGACACGGCCTGGAACCGCTCGACGGAGTACGTGAAAAAGAGCATCGAATTCAACTCGAAGCAGTGGTACGAATACACCTACCCCGTGGCCACCAACGTGGCCGGCGTGGTGGGCGGCATGGAGTACCCAGGCATTGTGTTTTGCGGCGCCCGGGCCCGCAAAGCCAGCCTGTGGGGCGTGACAGACCACGAATTCGGCCACAACTGGTTCCCGATGATTGTGGGCTCGAACGAGCGCAAGTACCCGTGGATGGACGAGGGCTTCAACACCTTCATCAACATCCTCTCGTCGCAGGCTTTCAACAACGGCGAGTATGCCAAGCTGCTGAACGACACCACGCGCTTGGTGGGCGGGCTGGTGCGCGGCATCCTCGACCCCGCCACCGACCCGCCCTACACCGTGCCCGACGTGACGCAGTCGCGCAACCTGGGCTTTGCCGCTTACAGCAAGATGGGCTACGGCCTGTTTTTGCTGCGCGAAGAAATCCTGGGCGAGGAGCGGTTCGATTACGCTTTCCGCACCTACATCAAGCGCTGGGCCTTTAAGCACCCGCAGCCGAAGGACTTTTTCCGGACCATGAACGAGGCCAGCGGCGAAGACTTAAGCTGGTTCTGGCGCGAGTGGGTATACAATAACTGGATTCTGGACCAGGCCGTGACCACCGTCAGCTACGTGAACCAGGACCCCGCCCAGGGCGCCCTCATTACCCTCGAAAACCGCGGCCAGGCCGCCATGCCCGTGACGGCCGACGTGACCGAAACCAACGGCAAAACCACCCGCGTGAAGCTGCCCGTCGAAATCTGGCAGCGCGGCGGCACCTGGACCTTCCGCTACAACTCCACCACGCCCCTCGCCCAGGTGCGCCTCAACGCCACCAAGCTGCTGCCCGACGTAAACCCCGGCAACAACGTGTGGCGCGCGCAGGTGCTGCGGTAG
- a CDS encoding helix-turn-helix domain-containing protein has translation MQVPISFMTVALFAVIAQACFAAGLLAASPFNRVSNRFLALLMAAIALWVLDGFFRASGLYGQNANLYFSPIYYSLAFGPLLYFYVRSLVNHGFRWRAGYWLHFGPVLLQAALYWWLRFQPYAVRNDFWQHVHRPVTYRLEFIGTWVSLMVYLFLSLRLLRQYSRWLEDNFSEVSRLRLRWLRWLLVLLAVVSGQWLVELVLREFFGLYYRYDYSTELLGVVVFVIGIVGLRQADMRAVHFAPEEQPGQVPAETGPVEPLPVAAEPAEPTVVEAAATGPAQPIQPASPPSAPGPDPRIMERIRRALVDDKLYQNPTLTLAELSAHTGLPARLISFTVNAGFGRSFNDLVNGYRVAEVQRRLAAPDARRFTLLGIAFESGFNSKTTFNRIFKQMTGRAPREYQAEA, from the coding sequence ATGCAAGTCCCGATTTCTTTCATGACGGTGGCGCTGTTTGCCGTCATTGCACAAGCGTGCTTTGCGGCCGGGTTGCTGGCCGCGTCGCCCTTCAATCGGGTGTCGAACCGCTTTCTGGCTTTGCTCATGGCAGCCATTGCGCTGTGGGTGCTCGACGGGTTCTTTCGGGCTTCGGGGCTGTACGGGCAAAATGCCAACCTGTATTTCTCGCCCATCTACTATTCGCTGGCGTTTGGGCCGCTGCTGTATTTCTACGTGCGCAGCCTCGTCAACCACGGCTTTCGCTGGCGGGCCGGCTATTGGCTGCACTTTGGGCCGGTGCTGTTGCAAGCGGCGCTGTATTGGTGGCTGCGCTTCCAGCCCTACGCCGTGCGCAACGACTTTTGGCAGCACGTGCACCGCCCCGTCACCTACCGGCTCGAATTCATCGGCACCTGGGTTTCGCTCATGGTGTACCTGTTCCTGAGCCTGCGCCTGCTGCGGCAGTACAGCCGCTGGCTGGAAGACAACTTCTCCGAAGTGTCGCGCCTGCGCCTGCGCTGGCTGCGCTGGCTGCTGGTGCTGCTGGCCGTGGTGAGCGGGCAGTGGCTGGTGGAGCTGGTGCTGCGCGAGTTTTTCGGCCTGTATTACCGCTACGATTACTCCACCGAGCTGCTGGGCGTGGTGGTGTTTGTGATTGGAATCGTGGGCCTGCGGCAGGCCGATATGCGCGCCGTGCACTTCGCGCCCGAGGAGCAGCCAGGGCAAGTACCTGCCGAAACCGGCCCGGTCGAGCCGCTGCCAGTGGCAGCCGAACCCGCCGAACCAACCGTTGTAGAAGCAGCCGCAACCGGCCCCGCGCAACCCATCCAACCGGCAAGCCCGCCTTCGGCGCCCGGCCCCGACCCGCGCATCATGGAGCGCATTCGCCGGGCGCTGGTCGACGACAAGCTCTACCAGAATCCCACGCTCACCCTGGCCGAGCTTTCGGCGCACACCGGCCTGCCGGCGCGCCTCATCTCCTTCACCGTGAACGCCGGCTTCGGTCGCTCCTTCAACGACCTGGTGAACGGCTACCGCGTGGCCGAAGTGCAGCGCCGCCTGGCCGCGCCCGATGCCCGGCGCTTCACCCTGCTCGGCATCGCCTTCGAGAGCGGCTTTAATTCGAAGACCACCTTCAACCGCATCTTCAAGCAGATGACCGGCCGGGCCCCGCGCGAGTACCAAGCCGAGGCCTGA
- a CDS encoding transglutaminase domain-containing protein: MNLSLLNRSAVWAGLLGVGAVLSGFGAAEGPAGATPPKSRTFVLTSTATVPVPPAGTQTLDLWLPVPHTDANQDVRDLNIESPVPYKIEKGTYGNQMVHLQPATVPTAPLVVKLTAHITRREHLNLRAGSSTAKPSKEKADPNMARWLGPDRLVPLDAKIKQQAQEVVAKAGAKTDLEKARAIYEHVVSTVTYDKTGQGWGRGDIYYACDARRGNCTDFHAIVIGYCRSLGIPARFSIGLPLPADRGKGEVKGYHCWAEFYTAETGWVPVDASEAAKNPAKRNYFFGAHDENRVEFTRGRDVELAPKQAGPPLNYFVYPYAEADGKPLDVARTYEFADVVK; this comes from the coding sequence GTGAACCTTTCCTTGTTGAACCGCTCGGCCGTTTGGGCCGGGCTGCTGGGTGTTGGCGCCGTGCTGTCTGGCTTTGGCGCCGCCGAAGGCCCCGCTGGCGCTACTCCGCCAAAAAGCCGCACGTTTGTGCTCACCAGCACCGCCACCGTGCCCGTGCCGCCCGCCGGCACCCAAACCCTCGACCTGTGGCTGCCCGTGCCGCACACCGACGCCAACCAGGACGTGCGCGACCTCAACATTGAGTCGCCGGTGCCTTACAAAATCGAAAAGGGCACCTACGGCAACCAGATGGTGCATTTGCAGCCGGCCACCGTGCCCACCGCGCCGCTGGTGGTGAAGCTCACCGCCCACATTACCCGCCGCGAGCACCTCAACCTGCGCGCCGGCTCGTCCACGGCCAAACCCAGCAAGGAAAAGGCCGACCCCAACATGGCCCGTTGGCTCGGGCCCGACCGCTTGGTGCCGCTCGATGCCAAAATCAAGCAGCAGGCCCAGGAAGTGGTGGCCAAGGCCGGCGCCAAAACCGACCTCGAAAAAGCCCGCGCCATCTACGAGCACGTGGTGAGCACCGTGACCTACGACAAAACCGGCCAGGGCTGGGGCCGCGGCGACATCTACTACGCCTGCGACGCCCGCCGCGGCAACTGCACCGATTTTCACGCCATCGTCATCGGTTACTGCCGCTCGCTGGGCATTCCAGCGCGCTTCAGCATCGGCCTGCCGCTGCCCGCCGACCGCGGCAAGGGCGAAGTGAAAGGCTACCACTGCTGGGCCGAGTTCTACACCGCAGAAACCGGCTGGGTGCCCGTCGACGCCTCCGAAGCCGCCAAGAACCCCGCCAAGCGCAACTACTTCTTCGGGGCCCACGACGAAAACCGCGTCGAATTCACCCGCGGCCGCGACGTGGAGTTGGCCCCCAAGCAGGCCGGCCCGCCGCTCAACTACTTCGTGTACCCCTACGCCGAAGCCGACGGCAAGCCCCTGGACGTGGCCCGCACGTACGAGTTTGCCGACGTAGTGAAGTAA
- a CDS encoding alpha-amylase family glycosyl hydrolase, which yields MRIPIAFRAGGALAGLLVALGACQSGPGAGTEQQAAAPPAAAVPDAAAFRVRHPAWATTASIYQINVRQFTPEGTFRAAEAHLPRLQRMGVGIVWLMPINPIGRSHRKGALGSAYSVRDYRAVNPDLGTLADLQHFVGTAHRLGLRVILDWVANHTAWDSNLTTEHPDWYTRDAKGNFRPPVADWQDVIDLDYRQPALRRYMTESTVYWVKTAGLDGFRCDVAGLVPTDFWNDTRRELEKVKPVFMLAEWDELFPPTFISRKEFDPNTRLLEKAFDATYALSLHGLLDSVDRGQKPTAELARYWAAERRMYPPGVNLMTFTSTHDINAWDGSEYERLGANALPEAVLAMLWPGIPMLYNGQEAAMKKRLRFFDKDTIPWNGYPLQGFYTTLLQLKKRHPALRNFDATSAFRLLPGPAHTVAFERRKGDAAVVVAVNLSSQPQAFRLPALPAAPGHYYAPLFSGPPSPRPRNAGLPITLPPHGYQVWEQIAPK from the coding sequence ATGAGAATTCCCATTGCTTTCCGCGCCGGGGGCGCCCTGGCGGGGCTGCTGGTTGCGCTCGGGGCCTGCCAGTCGGGCCCCGGCGCGGGCACCGAACAACAAGCCGCCGCCCCGCCGGCCGCGGCCGTGCCCGACGCAGCGGCGTTCCGCGTGCGGCACCCGGCCTGGGCCACCACCGCCAGCATCTACCAGATAAATGTGCGCCAGTTCACCCCAGAAGGCACCTTTCGGGCGGCCGAGGCGCACCTGCCGCGCCTGCAACGCATGGGGGTGGGCATTGTGTGGCTCATGCCCATCAATCCCATTGGCCGGAGCCACCGCAAGGGCGCGCTGGGCAGCGCCTACTCCGTGCGCGACTACCGCGCCGTGAACCCCGACCTGGGCACGCTGGCCGACCTGCAGCATTTTGTGGGCACGGCGCACCGGCTGGGTCTGCGCGTCATCCTGGATTGGGTGGCCAACCACACGGCTTGGGACAGCAACCTCACCACCGAGCACCCCGACTGGTACACCCGCGACGCCAAGGGCAATTTCCGCCCGCCGGTGGCCGACTGGCAGGACGTCATCGACCTCGACTACCGCCAGCCCGCCCTGCGCCGCTACATGACCGAAAGCACGGTGTATTGGGTGAAAACCGCCGGCCTCGACGGCTTCCGCTGCGACGTGGCCGGGCTGGTGCCGACGGATTTCTGGAACGACACGCGGCGCGAATTGGAGAAGGTGAAACCGGTGTTTATGCTGGCCGAGTGGGACGAGCTGTTTCCGCCCACCTTCATTTCGCGCAAAGAGTTTGACCCCAATACCCGCCTGCTTGAGAAGGCCTTCGACGCCACCTACGCCCTCAGCCTGCACGGCCTGCTCGACAGCGTGGACCGCGGCCAGAAACCCACCGCCGAGCTGGCCCGCTACTGGGCCGCCGAGCGCCGGATGTACCCGCCCGGCGTGAACCTGATGACCTTCACCAGCACCCACGACATCAACGCCTGGGACGGCAGCGAGTACGAGCGCCTCGGGGCCAACGCCCTGCCCGAAGCCGTGCTCGCCATGCTCTGGCCCGGCATTCCGATGCTGTACAACGGCCAGGAAGCGGCCATGAAAAAGCGCCTGCGTTTCTTCGATAAGGACACCATTCCGTGGAACGGCTACCCGCTGCAGGGCTTCTACACCACGCTGCTGCAGCTCAAGAAACGGCATCCGGCGCTGCGCAATTTCGACGCGACTTCTGCCTTCCGGCTGCTGCCCGGCCCGGCCCACACCGTGGCTTTTGAGCGCCGCAAGGGCGACGCCGCCGTGGTGGTGGCCGTGAACCTGAGCAGCCAGCCCCAGGCGTTTCGCCTGCCGGCCCTGCCCGCTGCGCCCGGCCACTACTACGCGCCGCTGTTCTCCGGCCCGCCGTCGCCCCGGCCCCGAAACGCCGGCTTGCCCATCACGCTGCCGCCCCACGGCTACCAGGTGTGGGAACAAATCGCCCCGAAGTGA
- a CDS encoding NADP-dependent oxidoreductase encodes MTYTNKRVKLASRPVGLPQPANLELDEVEVPALADGQVLVKIDFISLDPAMRGWMNAGRSYIRPIEVGDVFRAGTAGQVVESKNPAFAVGDYVTGNLGVQQYAVVGTGATDPGSPEYLVKVDTSLAPLEAYLATLGMPGLTAYFGLLDTGQPQPGDTVVVSGAAGAVGSVVGQIAKLKGCRVVGIVGDQAKADYCLNVLGFDACVNYKTENVRSGLRAACPRASTCISTTWAAKSSILCWSKFASRRASSFAGPFRSTTTPRP; translated from the coding sequence ATGACCTATACCAACAAGCGCGTGAAGCTGGCTTCGCGCCCCGTCGGGCTGCCGCAGCCGGCCAATTTAGAACTCGATGAAGTGGAAGTGCCGGCCCTCGCCGACGGCCAGGTGCTGGTCAAAATCGACTTCATCTCCCTCGACCCCGCCATGCGCGGCTGGATGAACGCAGGCCGTTCCTACATTAGGCCCATCGAGGTTGGCGACGTGTTTCGGGCGGGCACCGCGGGCCAGGTGGTGGAGTCGAAGAACCCCGCGTTTGCCGTGGGCGACTACGTGACCGGCAACCTCGGCGTGCAGCAATACGCCGTGGTGGGCACCGGCGCCACGGACCCCGGCAGCCCCGAATACCTGGTGAAAGTGGACACCAGCCTGGCGCCGCTCGAAGCCTACCTGGCCACGCTGGGCATGCCCGGCCTCACGGCCTATTTCGGCCTGCTCGACACCGGCCAGCCCCAGCCCGGCGACACCGTGGTGGTGAGCGGCGCGGCCGGCGCCGTGGGCAGCGTGGTGGGCCAGATTGCCAAGCTCAAAGGCTGCCGCGTGGTGGGCATTGTGGGCGACCAGGCCAAGGCCGACTACTGCCTGAACGTGCTGGGCTTCGACGCCTGCGTGAACTACAAAACCGAAAACGTACGCTCCGGCCTGCGCGCGGCCTGCCCCAGGGCATCGACGTGTATTTCGACAACGTGGGCGGCGAAATCCTCGATTTTGTGCTGGAGCAAATTCGCTTCAAGGCGCGCATCGTCATTTGCGGGGCCATTTCGCAGTACAACAACACCACGCCCGTGA
- a CDS encoding AraC family transcriptional regulator: protein MKATAPPVLALASFPQSPSAQPYYCDRLETHVVRFPHVNVAHAHDFYLLLYITAGTGTHTVDLVTYELRPGSVFFLAPGQVHHWQLAPEVRGYVVFFSADFYLFRYPGPGLYAYPFFGSAHPPVRYLPPAETEIQPLFQRLFDEYFESRANQAEVFRSYLHLVLELAARHYPAHAAEAEAGLPAQQIRQFGALLNEHYRTRRSVSDYADLLHLSANHLNALCRRVLNKTASALIHERVVTEAQRLLSHSALSVAQVAYELGFEDASYFVRYFRKYAGTTPEAFRQQR from the coding sequence ATGAAAGCCACCGCCCCGCCGGTTCTGGCCCTCGCCTCGTTTCCGCAGTCGCCTTCGGCGCAGCCTTACTACTGCGACCGGCTGGAAACGCACGTCGTCCGGTTTCCGCACGTGAACGTGGCACACGCCCACGATTTCTACCTGCTGCTCTACATCACGGCGGGCACGGGTACGCACACCGTCGACCTGGTGACGTATGAGCTGCGGCCGGGCAGCGTATTTTTTCTGGCGCCGGGGCAGGTGCACCACTGGCAGCTGGCGCCGGAGGTGCGCGGCTACGTGGTGTTTTTTTCGGCCGACTTCTACCTGTTTCGCTACCCCGGCCCCGGCCTCTACGCCTACCCGTTTTTCGGCAGCGCGCACCCGCCGGTGCGCTACCTGCCACCGGCCGAAACCGAAATCCAGCCCTTGTTTCAGCGCTTGTTCGACGAATACTTTGAGTCCCGCGCCAACCAAGCCGAGGTGTTTCGGAGCTACCTGCATCTGGTGCTGGAGCTGGCTGCCCGCCACTACCCCGCCCACGCCGCCGAGGCCGAAGCCGGCCTGCCGGCCCAGCAAATCCGGCAGTTTGGCGCCCTGCTCAACGAGCACTACCGCACCCGGCGCAGCGTGAGCGACTACGCCGACCTGCTGCACCTTTCGGCCAACCACCTCAACGCCCTGTGCCGCCGCGTACTCAACAAAACGGCCAGCGCCCTCATCCACGAGCGGGTCGTCACGGAGGCGCAGCGGCTGCTCAGCCACTCGGCGCTGAGCGTGGCGCAGGTGGCCTACGAGTTGGGGTTTGAAGACGCGTCGTACTTCGTGCGCTACTTCCGCAAGTACGCCGGCACCACGCCGGAGGCCTTCCGGCAGCAGCGTTGA
- a CDS encoding DUF983 domain-containing protein: MSSSAPAMTEPTDSYELIDSTALALAKLRCPRCHQGKLFSTSALNVTQFAQMPVQCPVCGQSFEPEPGFYFGSMYITFAFNVGTFLVLGVLIYYLLGNPDTWVYVAIITGFTVLFTPLILRYSRALMLYLFGGVQYDRKWGRR, encoded by the coding sequence ATGTCTTCCTCCGCTCCGGCCATGACCGAACCCACCGATTCCTACGAGCTCATCGACTCGACGGCCCTGGCACTTGCCAAGCTGCGCTGCCCGCGCTGCCACCAAGGCAAGCTATTCAGCACGTCGGCCCTGAACGTGACCCAGTTTGCCCAAATGCCCGTCCAGTGCCCGGTGTGCGGCCAGAGCTTCGAGCCCGAGCCCGGCTTCTACTTTGGCTCCATGTACATCACCTTCGCCTTCAACGTGGGCACGTTTCTGGTGCTGGGCGTGCTGATTTACTACCTGCTCGGCAACCCCGACACCTGGGTGTACGTGGCCATCATTACCGGCTTTACGGTGCTGTTCACCCCGCTCATTCTGCGCTACTCGCGCGCGCTGATGCTGTACCTGTTTGGCGGCGTGCAGTATGACAGAAAATGGGGGCGGCGGTAG
- a CDS encoding DUF421 domain-containing protein, which produces MSLLAETITPFDWQRLLWSTEAPPAFLFEIAFRCVFTYLLTLAALRITGRRGVRQLSLFELSIILALGSAAGDAMFYHDVALAHIAVVFGAVMLLYILFNRLTEHFPRFSDWLEGKPVRLIADGAIVDRALRNQNLTHKELFGELRQLQVEHLGQVRLAYIEATGQVSAYFYPDDEVRPGLPIIPEQLAAPLETIAQPGDYACTECGTVATLPPCPCHACAVCRRGWWLPASTARRVA; this is translated from the coding sequence ATGTCCTTGCTTGCCGAAACCATCACGCCCTTCGACTGGCAGCGCCTGCTGTGGTCGACGGAGGCGCCGCCGGCTTTTCTGTTTGAAATCGCCTTTCGCTGCGTGTTCACCTACCTGCTTACGCTGGCGGCCCTGCGCATCACGGGGCGGCGCGGGGTGCGGCAGCTGTCGCTGTTCGAGCTGAGCATCATTCTGGCCCTGGGTTCGGCGGCGGGCGACGCCATGTTTTACCACGACGTGGCCCTGGCGCACATTGCGGTGGTGTTCGGGGCGGTGATGCTGCTCTACATCCTCTTCAATCGCCTCACTGAGCACTTCCCACGCTTCAGCGACTGGCTGGAGGGCAAGCCCGTCCGCCTCATCGCCGACGGCGCCATTGTGGACCGCGCCCTGCGCAACCAGAACCTGACCCACAAGGAGCTATTCGGCGAGCTGCGCCAACTGCAGGTGGAGCACCTGGGCCAAGTGCGGCTGGCTTACATCGAAGCCACGGGCCAGGTGAGCGCCTACTTCTACCCCGACGACGAGGTGCGCCCCGGCCTGCCCATCATTCCCGAGCAGTTGGCCGCCCCGCTGGAAACCATTGCCCAGCCCGGCGACTACGCCTGCACCGAATGCGGCACCGTGGCAACGCTGCCGCCCTGCCCCTGCCACGCCTGCGCGGTGTGCCGCCGCGGCTGGTGGCTGCCCGCCAGCACGGCCCGGCGCGTGGCGTAG